A genomic segment from Prochlorothrix hollandica PCC 9006 = CALU 1027 encodes:
- a CDS encoding VanW family protein has product MELPQILPDNGAEWTLICDAISSSPNRTPFMLLPFMPLTWIRAKRQMRIAQAYGRSWLQGHRRHYSRIQIAPPPHHHHPPQFPHCWSQFQTPIPYSPNAPETNQNRRHNVQLACDRIQGLQLQPGQIFSFWHRVPRPTVAQGFRAGPAFRRGQIVQEVGGGLCLVSTNLFNSLLGAGCQVLERHNHSIDPYGDRRFFPQGQDATVYYGYKDLVLRNTSPSSLWIGLAIRVNSPEPNRGEDDGPGDHPETLALVSQIWGSAPPSHEVRIVSQVEEELPAPEPGGMPGWRVSTRRQIRCRSPRDDTPNPWHTDYETQSLYQPCGFSYYGETGGTDP; this is encoded by the coding sequence GTGGAACTCCCCCAAATCTTACCGGACAATGGTGCAGAGTGGACGTTGATCTGCGATGCCATCTCCAGTTCACCCAACCGGACTCCGTTTATGCTGTTGCCGTTTATGCCATTAACTTGGATCCGTGCCAAACGACAGATGCGCATTGCCCAAGCCTATGGGCGATCGTGGCTCCAGGGCCATCGCCGCCACTATAGCCGGATCCAAATTGCCCCGCCCCCGCACCACCATCACCCTCCCCAATTTCCCCACTGTTGGAGTCAGTTTCAAACCCCCATCCCCTATAGCCCCAATGCACCGGAGACAAACCAAAATCGCCGTCACAATGTTCAGTTAGCCTGCGATCGGATCCAGGGCTTGCAACTGCAACCGGGACAGATTTTCAGTTTTTGGCATCGGGTGCCTCGGCCCACCGTGGCCCAGGGCTTTCGGGCGGGACCCGCCTTTCGTCGAGGGCAGATCGTCCAAGAGGTGGGGGGTGGGTTGTGTTTAGTGTCCACCAATCTCTTTAATAGCTTATTGGGGGCAGGGTGCCAGGTTTTGGAGCGCCACAACCACAGCATTGATCCCTATGGCGATCGGCGCTTTTTTCCCCAAGGTCAAGATGCCACGGTCTACTATGGCTATAAAGACTTAGTCCTGCGCAACACTAGTCCTAGCAGCCTCTGGATTGGGTTAGCCATCAGGGTCAACTCCCCTGAACCCAATAGGGGGGAGGATGACGGCCCAGGGGATCACCCTGAGACCTTGGCATTGGTATCGCAGATTTGGGGCAGTGCCCCCCCCAGCCATGAGGTGCGCATTGTCTCCCAGGTGGAGGAAGAATTACCGGCCCCTGAACCAGGGGGGATGCCCGGTTGGCGCGTGTCCACCCGTCGCCAGATTCGCTGCCGCAGCCCTAGGGACGACACCCCTAACCCCTGGCACACCGACTATGAAACCCAATCCCTCTATCAGCCCTGTGGGTTTTCCTACTATGGCGAGACTGGGGGGACAGATCCCTAA
- a CDS encoding glucose-1-phosphate thymidylyltransferase encodes MLKGLILSGGKGTRLRPLTYTGAKQLVPVANKPILWYGIESLVKAGITDIALIVSPETGSEVQEKTGGGKQFGATLTYLTQDRPDGLAHAVKIARNFLQDSSFVMYLGDNLIQDSLGSLIETFTTEQLDALILLHSVKDPRSFGVAEVDDQGNVVRLVEKPLNPPSNLALVGLYFFSPKIHEAIDCIQPSSRGELEITDAIQELINQHLSVKARQLQGWWLDTGKKDDLLEANRLILDTYLNPTVIPEDSESNPFYIDSHTQISGRVEIGAETQIINCSIRGPVSIADHCHIENCFIGPYTSIAAGVTLKDADIEHSVVLEEAKIVGIHQRIVDSVIGARSCLTPATQRPKALRFLLGKDSQIELV; translated from the coding sequence ATGCTCAAAGGATTGATTCTGTCGGGAGGCAAAGGAACCCGCCTTCGCCCTCTCACTTATACTGGTGCTAAGCAACTAGTTCCTGTTGCTAATAAACCAATTTTATGGTACGGAATTGAGAGTTTAGTAAAAGCTGGGATAACTGATATCGCCTTAATTGTCAGTCCTGAAACTGGTTCTGAAGTTCAAGAAAAGACAGGTGGTGGTAAGCAGTTTGGGGCGACTCTAACGTACCTTACTCAAGATAGACCAGATGGATTAGCCCATGCAGTTAAAATTGCTCGAAACTTTTTGCAAGACTCCTCTTTTGTCATGTATCTTGGAGACAATCTAATTCAAGATTCCTTGGGTTCGCTCATTGAGACTTTTACGACTGAACAACTGGATGCACTTATTCTTTTACATTCTGTTAAAGATCCTCGCTCCTTTGGTGTTGCTGAAGTTGATGATCAAGGAAATGTTGTAAGGCTGGTAGAAAAGCCCTTAAATCCTCCTTCAAACTTAGCTCTTGTCGGTTTATACTTCTTTTCACCGAAGATTCACGAGGCGATTGATTGTATTCAACCTTCATCTAGAGGTGAATTGGAAATTACTGATGCTATTCAGGAGCTGATCAATCAGCATTTATCTGTGAAGGCCAGACAACTTCAAGGCTGGTGGCTAGATACCGGAAAGAAAGATGACTTATTAGAAGCTAACCGCTTAATTCTTGACACTTATCTCAATCCTACCGTTATTCCAGAGGATTCAGAATCTAACCCTTTTTATATTGATTCCCATACCCAAATTAGTGGTCGTGTTGAAATTGGTGCGGAGACCCAGATCATTAACTGTAGTATTCGCGGACCCGTTAGCATTGCAGACCACTGTCATATCGAAAATTGTTTCATTGGTCCCTATACTAGCATTGCAGCAGGGGTGACCTTGAAGGATGCCGACATTGAACATAGTGTGGTTTTAGAAGAGGCTAAAATCGTGGGTATTCACCAGCGCATTGTCGATAGTGTGATTGGGGCGCGATCGTGTTTAACTCCCGCAACCCAACGCCCTAAAGCCCTGCGGTTTCTACTGGGTAAAGATTCCCAAATCGAATTGGTTTGA
- a CDS encoding ABC transporter permease codes for MYLSESFQMAIAALNANRLRSALTMVGIIIGNASVITMVGIGQGVQRLAENEFQSLGPNVLFLISGNDDTRRISFETPRTLVLEDAWAIKDQVPSVIDVAPQVNGVGTVVYQSNNTSTQVFGVTPSFLEVRSFEMAQGRFISDTDGQRNERVAVLGCDLVDKLLRQFGEESAIASPNSPQGLGICEKLVNNQPLLPSETLVGQQIRLQNLSFQVVGMTRPKGSFGGTNQDDLVIIPLTTMANRIVGKTNLGAGTAVTFISMAAKENQSRAAKFQVTNLMRQRHGITGKDDFEIRTQEDILRTVGNITGALTLLLVAIAAISLVVGGVGIMNIMLVSVSERTQEIGLRKAIGANHQDILIQFLIEAVIVSALGGAVGTAVGVAGVLLVGATTPLLTQVSGVAVLLSVSVSGTIGLFFGVIPAQQAAKLDPIVALRSA; via the coding sequence ATGTATCTCAGCGAAAGTTTCCAGATGGCGATCGCCGCCCTCAATGCCAACCGTCTTCGCAGTGCCCTGACCATGGTGGGCATCATTATCGGTAATGCTTCTGTCATTACGATGGTGGGCATTGGCCAGGGGGTGCAGCGTCTTGCGGAAAACGAATTTCAGTCCCTGGGTCCCAATGTTTTGTTTCTGATATCCGGCAATGATGACACCCGGCGCATTTCCTTCGAGACTCCCCGGACGCTGGTGCTGGAAGATGCCTGGGCCATTAAAGATCAGGTTCCCAGTGTCATTGATGTGGCTCCCCAGGTCAATGGGGTGGGGACCGTGGTCTACCAGAGCAACAACACCTCCACCCAGGTGTTTGGGGTAACCCCCAGCTTTTTAGAGGTGCGCAGTTTTGAAATGGCCCAGGGGCGGTTCATTAGTGACACCGATGGGCAGCGCAATGAGCGGGTGGCGGTGTTGGGGTGTGATCTGGTGGATAAGCTGTTGCGACAATTTGGGGAGGAGTCGGCGATCGCCTCCCCGAACTCCCCCCAAGGTCTGGGGATTTGCGAAAAACTGGTGAATAACCAGCCCCTCCTGCCCTCCGAAACCCTGGTGGGTCAACAGATCCGGCTGCAAAACCTCTCCTTCCAGGTGGTGGGCATGACCCGGCCTAAGGGCAGTTTTGGGGGCACTAATCAGGATGATCTGGTGATCATTCCCCTCACCACCATGGCCAATCGCATTGTGGGCAAAACCAATCTGGGGGCTGGGACGGCGGTGACCTTTATTTCCATGGCGGCTAAAGAGAATCAAAGCAGGGCGGCCAAGTTTCAGGTGACTAACCTCATGCGTCAGCGCCACGGTATTACAGGTAAGGATGATTTTGAAATTCGCACCCAGGAAGATATTTTGCGCACTGTGGGTAACATCACGGGGGCGTTAACCTTGCTATTGGTGGCGATCGCCGCCATTTCCCTGGTGGTGGGGGGGGTGGGCATTATGAACATCATGCTGGTGTCGGTGTCGGAGCGTACCCAGGAAATTGGTCTACGCAAGGCGATCGGGGCTAACCATCAGGATATTTTGATCCAGTTTTTGATCGAGGCGGTGATTGTGTCGGCCCTGGGGGGAGCCGTGGGGACGGCGGTGGGGGTGGCGGGGGTGCTGCTGGTGGGGGCGACGACTCCCCTGTTGACCCAGGTCTCTGGGGTGGCGGTGCTGCTATCGGTGTCGGTGTCGGGTACCATTGGTCTCTTTTTTGGGGTGATTCCAGCCCAGCAAGCCGCCAAATTGGATCCCATCGTGGCCCTGCGCAGCGCCTAG
- a CDS encoding FGGY-family carbohydrate kinase, translated as MFLGLDFGTSGARAMVIGADATPLFSHEVSFRSPVGSPVGSPDLTQVGWAQQWRSALHTLLEGLPVAVAQGLAAIAINGTSATVLLCNDQGQPVTEPLLYSDDRGQTMAATLAAIAPPGHRVHSSTSSLAKLLWWQAQPQWQDWRQRGSLHLLHQADWLGFLLHGQLGFTDYHNALKLGYDVETLAYPPWLLAQAALAPCLPQVVTPGQTLGVIQASVADRYHINPQTRICAGTTDSIAAFLASGARKPGQGVTSLGSTLVIKLLSRVPLEDNHWGIYSHRLGDRWLVGGASNTGGAVLQQFFGREDLTRLSAAIDPRQPSPLDYYPLLRSGERFPINDPHLPPRLSPRPGDPVAFLHGLLESMARIESQGYALLGERGADPLTQVYTAGGGAQNSTWTAIRQRLLGVPVARSPHTDAAYGTACLARSGLGSYMSSCE; from the coding sequence ATGTTCTTGGGCCTAGACTTTGGCACCTCTGGGGCGCGGGCTATGGTTATTGGGGCTGATGCGACTCCCCTGTTTAGCCATGAGGTCAGTTTTAGATCTCCAGTTGGATCCCCAGTTGGATCCCCAGATTTAACCCAGGTGGGTTGGGCACAGCAGTGGCGATCGGCCCTCCACACCTTACTAGAGGGGTTACCCGTAGCCGTGGCCCAAGGCTTGGCGGCGATCGCCATCAACGGCACTTCCGCAACGGTGCTCCTCTGCAATGATCAGGGGCAACCGGTGACGGAGCCGCTGCTGTACAGTGACGATCGCGGTCAGACCATGGCGGCAACCTTGGCCGCGATCGCCCCCCCCGGCCACCGCGTCCACAGCAGTACGTCTAGTTTGGCAAAATTGCTGTGGTGGCAAGCTCAACCCCAGTGGCAGGACTGGCGGCAGCGGGGATCCCTCCATTTGTTGCACCAGGCGGATTGGTTAGGCTTTTTGCTCCATGGCCAGTTGGGCTTCACGGACTACCACAACGCCCTCAAGCTGGGCTATGACGTGGAAACCCTCGCCTATCCCCCCTGGCTCTTGGCCCAAGCGGCCCTTGCCCCCTGTTTGCCCCAGGTGGTGACACCGGGACAGACCCTGGGTGTAATCCAGGCCAGCGTCGCCGATCGCTACCACATCAACCCCCAGACCCGCATTTGTGCAGGCACCACCGACAGTATCGCCGCCTTTTTGGCCAGTGGTGCCCGGAAACCGGGGCAGGGGGTGACTTCCCTGGGGTCCACCTTGGTTATCAAGCTCTTGAGTCGGGTGCCCCTGGAGGATAACCATTGGGGCATTTATAGCCACCGTCTGGGCGATCGCTGGTTGGTGGGGGGAGCCTCCAATACGGGGGGAGCCGTGCTGCAACAGTTTTTCGGGAGGGAAGACTTAACCCGCCTCAGTGCCGCCATTGATCCCCGCCAGCCTAGCCCTTTGGACTACTATCCCTTGCTGCGATCGGGGGAGCGTTTCCCCATCAACGATCCCCATTTGCCCCCCCGCCTCAGTCCTCGCCCTGGGGATCCGGTGGCCTTTCTCCACGGCCTGCTGGAAAGCATGGCCCGCATTGAGTCTCAGGGCTATGCTCTGTTGGGGGAACGGGGAGCCGATCCCCTAACCCAGGTCTATACGGCGGGGGGTGGGGCACAAAATTCCACCTGGACCGCCATCCGTCAGCGCTTATTGGGGGTTCCCGTGGCGCGATCGCCCCACACCGATGCAGCCTATGGCACCGCCTGTTTAGCCCGATCTGGCCTTGGCTCCTACATGTCTTCCTGTGAATAG
- a CDS encoding NCS2 family permease, which yields MVPNPSLPPQPRWFVRRDIDGFFGLALDNLIQILVIVALTQGVLQFPPALVYGRILPGIALSLVVGNLYYGWLAHRQGQQQQRDDLTALPYGINTVSLFAYVFLVMLPVRLNALNGGASPDQAAELAWAAGLVACLGSGLIEVGGAWVADRLRQFTPRAALLSTLSGIALTFIAIGFLLRTYAHPLVGLVPLGVILLTYYGQVTFLIPGTRIEIPGGLLAVILGTGLAWATGLSHWDSTQFALATEPMRLYLPRPWLGSLWEQRSTLVNYLSVIVPMGLFNLVGSLQNLESATAAGDDYPAAPCLAVNGIGTLAAACFGSCFPTTIYIGHPGWKAMGARIGYSMLNGVIMGLFCLTGTIGLLAFFVPIDSGMAIVLWIGIVIVAQSFTAVPERHAPAVVMGLLPGIAGWGALIAKNALRSAGLGTPAAPFSPDLVPLFELSDTYITGAFALEQGLIFSAMILATMTVHIIDRQFGKAALWSVGAAALSWVGLLHSYQWTIADTVINLGWGTGAAWAAGYGLLALLLFYAQWQQIPPES from the coding sequence ATGGTGCCCAACCCTTCCCTACCCCCCCAGCCCCGTTGGTTTGTGCGGCGGGATATTGATGGCTTCTTTGGCCTTGCCTTGGATAACCTGATCCAAATTCTGGTCATTGTCGCCTTAACCCAGGGGGTGCTGCAATTTCCCCCGGCCCTGGTCTATGGCCGCATTTTACCTGGCATTGCCCTGAGCTTGGTGGTGGGCAACCTCTACTATGGCTGGCTAGCCCATCGTCAGGGTCAGCAGCAGCAGCGGGACGACCTGACGGCTCTGCCCTATGGCATCAACACCGTCAGTCTCTTTGCCTATGTCTTTCTGGTGATGCTGCCGGTGCGCCTCAATGCCCTCAACGGGGGGGCTAGTCCGGATCAGGCCGCAGAACTGGCCTGGGCAGCGGGACTCGTGGCCTGTTTGGGGTCGGGCCTGATTGAGGTGGGGGGGGCTTGGGTGGCCGATCGCCTGCGCCAGTTCACTCCCCGCGCTGCCCTCCTCTCCACCCTGTCCGGCATCGCCCTCACCTTCATTGCCATTGGCTTTCTCCTGCGCACCTATGCCCATCCCCTGGTGGGTTTGGTACCCCTGGGGGTGATTCTGTTGACCTATTACGGCCAGGTCACGTTTTTAATTCCCGGCACCCGTATCGAGATCCCCGGCGGACTGCTGGCGGTGATCTTGGGCACGGGGCTAGCCTGGGCCACCGGTCTCAGCCACTGGGACAGTACTCAGTTTGCCCTGGCCACGGAGCCGATGCGTCTCTATCTCCCCCGGCCCTGGTTGGGTAGCCTCTGGGAGCAGCGATCGACCCTCGTCAATTACCTCAGCGTCATTGTGCCCATGGGCTTGTTTAACCTGGTGGGCAGCTTACAGAACCTGGAAAGTGCCACGGCAGCGGGGGATGATTACCCGGCAGCTCCCTGTTTAGCGGTGAACGGCATTGGCACCCTGGCAGCGGCCTGTTTTGGTTCCTGCTTTCCCACCACCATCTACATTGGTCATCCCGGCTGGAAGGCCATGGGTGCCCGCATTGGCTACTCCATGCTCAATGGGGTGATCATGGGACTCTTCTGCTTGACGGGGACCATTGGCTTGCTGGCCTTTTTTGTGCCCATCGACAGCGGCATGGCCATTGTCCTCTGGATTGGGATTGTGATTGTGGCCCAAAGTTTTACGGCGGTGCCCGAGCGCCATGCGCCGGCGGTGGTCATGGGTCTCTTGCCAGGAATTGCGGGCTGGGGGGCGCTGATCGCTAAAAATGCCCTGCGATCGGCGGGCTTAGGTACCCCCGCTGCCCCCTTTAGCCCGGACCTAGTGCCCTTGTTTGAACTGAGCGACACCTACATTACGGGAGCCTTTGCCCTGGAGCAGGGGCTGATTTTCTCCGCCATGATTTTGGCGACGATGACGGTGCATATTATCGATCGCCAGTTCGGCAAAGCGGCCCTCTGGAGTGTGGGGGCGGCGGCGTTGTCCTGGGTGGGGCTGTTGCACAGTTACCAATGGACGATCGCCGATACCGTCATTAACCTGGGCTGGGGGACCGGGGCAGCCTGGGCAGCGGGCTATGGCTTACTGGCCCTGTTGCTATTTTATGCCCAATGGCAGCAAATCCCCCCGGAGTCTTAG
- a CDS encoding mechanosensitive ion channel: MLTFSDLPLPTPGTSGFGFDTPKALLAQSGGLDPSTLLEQIGLDQITGRVLSLLSAVAILILGWIIALILSSVVQGLLSRTDLDNKLAAWVLGKDGGELPKVERGAGLFTFWVVMIFAIVAFLNALELDAVSAPLQSFLDEIATYAPRILSASIWMGVAWLLATVVRTLLTRGMERFKLDDQLAQQLGGEEGSAPALPLNETLGNVLYWFILLFFLPFILDALQLQGPLAPIQNLIDELLSALPQVFKALLIGGIGWLLARLIQNVVSSFLRAMGADSLGSRFGLSGDSLSLSTLAGNLIYALVILFTAISALEALAIDAVSEPAVAMLNQILAAIPYVLQATLILFLFYLGSKFVSELATNILTSLGFNDVLNWLGLQTLLPSETTPDGDNASSLKTPSEVVGIITGVGIMLVGVIEAVDSLELEQLSAIIATLTAGSGQILAGLVVFAIALFLGNLAYRLVSLQGDRQSKLLGSAARISILVFGAAMGLRQMGIATNIVDLAFGLLFGAIAVAIAIAFGWGGKEVAATQLKKWVDSLNEREIG, translated from the coding sequence ATGCTGACATTTTCAGATCTACCCTTGCCAACCCCAGGAACCTCTGGTTTCGGGTTTGATACCCCTAAGGCTTTACTGGCCCAGTCGGGAGGATTAGACCCCTCCACCCTCCTAGAACAAATTGGCCTAGACCAAATTACTGGCCGCGTCCTCAGCCTCCTCAGCGCTGTGGCCATCTTAATCTTGGGTTGGATTATCGCCCTGATCCTCTCTAGCGTTGTCCAAGGTCTCCTCAGCCGCACCGATCTCGACAATAAATTGGCGGCCTGGGTCTTGGGCAAAGACGGCGGAGAACTGCCCAAAGTAGAACGGGGAGCAGGACTCTTCACCTTCTGGGTAGTGATGATCTTCGCCATTGTGGCCTTCCTCAATGCCCTGGAACTGGATGCAGTCTCAGCACCGCTCCAGAGCTTCTTAGACGAGATCGCCACCTATGCCCCCCGCATCCTCAGTGCCAGCATTTGGATGGGCGTAGCGTGGCTTCTGGCCACCGTGGTGCGGACGCTCCTGACCCGGGGCATGGAACGCTTCAAGCTAGATGATCAACTGGCTCAACAACTGGGCGGCGAGGAAGGCTCGGCCCCGGCCCTGCCCCTCAATGAGACCCTGGGCAATGTTCTCTATTGGTTCATTCTGCTATTTTTCCTGCCGTTCATCCTGGATGCCCTGCAATTGCAGGGACCTTTGGCACCGATCCAGAACCTGATTGATGAACTGCTGTCGGCCCTGCCCCAAGTCTTCAAAGCGTTGTTGATCGGCGGCATTGGCTGGTTATTGGCTCGCTTGATCCAAAACGTCGTCAGTAGCTTTCTGCGGGCCATGGGGGCCGATAGCCTCGGCTCTCGGTTTGGTCTCAGCGGCGACAGCCTCAGTCTGTCCACCTTGGCAGGCAATCTGATCTATGCCCTGGTGATTCTGTTTACGGCCATCTCCGCCTTGGAAGCCCTGGCCATTGATGCGGTGTCCGAACCCGCCGTCGCCATGCTCAACCAGATCCTGGCGGCTATCCCCTATGTGCTCCAGGCCACGCTGATTCTGTTCCTGTTCTACCTTGGCTCTAAGTTCGTGTCGGAACTGGCGACCAATATTCTCACCAGCCTCGGCTTCAATGATGTCCTCAACTGGCTGGGTCTCCAAACCCTGTTACCCTCGGAGACAACCCCCGACGGGGACAATGCCAGCAGCCTCAAAACTCCCTCTGAAGTGGTGGGCATCATCACGGGCGTGGGCATCATGCTGGTGGGGGTGATTGAAGCGGTGGATTCCCTGGAGCTAGAGCAGTTAAGCGCCATCATTGCCACCTTAACCGCAGGCAGTGGCCAAATCCTGGCGGGTTTGGTGGTGTTTGCCATCGCCCTGTTCTTGGGCAATCTGGCCTACCGTTTGGTTAGTCTTCAGGGCGATCGCCAAAGCAAGCTCCTGGGCAGTGCTGCCCGCATTTCGATCCTGGTGTTTGGGGCGGCCATGGGTCTGCGCCAAATGGGCATTGCCACCAATATTGTGGACTTGGCCTTTGGGTTGCTGTTTGGTGCCATTGCCGTGGCGATCGCCATCGCCTTTGGTTGGGGTGGCAAAGAAGTGGCCGCGACCCAGTTGAAGAAATGGGTCGATTCCCTCAATGAACGGGAAATTGGGTAA
- a CDS encoding SRPBCC family protein: MTQQVFEQSITINAMATLVERCCTERELMHRWLNPALRCDPVGDWDTGLGGKTRFVLQVPVWEPTLYSTVVERSPGLVVWEFTGFFRGRDRWECQPEGQTTRLLNRFEFQPSNPLVAFGFRTFAARWTRRDMEAQLRRVKRVAEELQSLRSS, translated from the coding sequence ATGACCCAGCAAGTGTTTGAACAGTCCATTACCATCAACGCCATGGCGACCTTGGTGGAGCGCTGCTGTACGGAGCGGGAGCTGATGCACCGTTGGCTCAATCCGGCCCTCCGTTGTGATCCGGTGGGGGATTGGGATACGGGGCTGGGGGGCAAAACCCGGTTTGTGTTGCAGGTGCCGGTGTGGGAGCCTACTTTGTACAGTACGGTGGTGGAACGGAGTCCGGGGCTGGTGGTCTGGGAGTTTACCGGCTTTTTCCGGGGTCGCGATCGCTGGGAGTGTCAGCCAGAGGGTCAGACAACCCGGCTCTTGAACCGTTTTGAGTTTCAACCCAGTAACCCCCTGGTGGCCTTTGGCTTTCGGACCTTTGCGGCCCGGTGGACTCGCCGGGACATGGAAGCCCAACTGCGTCGCGTGAAACGGGTGGCGGAGGAGTTGCAGAGTTTGCGATCGTCCTAA
- a CDS encoding thioredoxin, whose protein sequence is MPTLLATHSQGNHGGIAPTKIGESAKVK, encoded by the coding sequence GTGCCGACCCTCTTGGCGACCCACAGCCAGGGCAACCACGGGGGGATTGCCCCTACCAAAATTGGGGAATCTGCCAAGGTTAAATAG
- the rfbB gene encoding dTDP-glucose 4,6-dehydratase, translated as MLTLLVTGGAGFIGSNFVHYWLDRHPEDRLVVLDALTYAGNRQNLAPLENHPRFKFVQGDICDRPLMDSLLTTEQITTIAHFAAESHVDRSIQGPGAFVQTNVVGTFTLLESFRQYWLSLGQPPHLRFLHVSTDEVYGSLSPTDPAFTETTPYAPNSPYSASKAGSDHLARAYFHTYGMPTIITNCSNNYGPFQFPEKLIPLMCVNVLQGKPLPVYGDGQNVRDWLYVKDHCSALDAVIQGGSLGETYNIGGNNEIKNLDLVQTLCQLMDELSPALPVTPAQELVTFVTDRLGHDRRYAIDNTKITTELGWQPAMTFEQGLRETLIWYLEHQDWWQPLLNHRP; from the coding sequence ATGCTGACGTTATTAGTCACCGGAGGAGCTGGGTTTATTGGCTCCAATTTTGTCCACTACTGGTTAGATCGCCATCCTGAAGATCGCCTGGTGGTTTTAGATGCCTTAACCTATGCGGGTAATCGCCAAAATTTAGCCCCCTTAGAGAATCATCCCCGCTTTAAATTTGTCCAGGGGGATATTTGCGATCGCCCCCTCATGGACTCCCTACTGACCACGGAACAGATCACCACGATCGCCCATTTTGCTGCGGAGTCCCACGTCGATCGTTCCATCCAGGGACCCGGAGCCTTTGTCCAAACCAATGTGGTGGGAACCTTTACCCTGTTGGAAAGTTTTCGCCAGTATTGGTTGAGTTTGGGGCAACCCCCCCACTTGCGTTTTCTCCATGTGTCCACCGATGAGGTATACGGCAGCTTATCCCCCACGGATCCTGCCTTTACGGAAACGACTCCCTACGCCCCCAATAGTCCCTATTCTGCCTCTAAAGCTGGCAGCGATCACCTCGCCCGGGCCTATTTCCACACCTATGGAATGCCCACAATTATTACTAATTGTTCCAATAATTATGGACCCTTTCAGTTTCCAGAAAAGCTAATTCCCTTGATGTGCGTTAATGTTTTGCAAGGGAAACCCTTACCGGTTTATGGTGATGGTCAAAATGTACGGGATTGGCTCTATGTCAAGGATCATTGTAGTGCCTTGGATGCGGTTATTCAGGGGGGAAGCCTAGGGGAAACCTATAATATTGGCGGCAACAATGAGATTAAAAACCTCGATCTCGTGCAAACCCTGTGTCAGCTCATGGATGAACTTTCCCCGGCGTTACCGGTGACACCGGCTCAGGAGTTGGTTACCTTTGTGACCGATCGCCTGGGCCACGATCGTCGCTATGCCATTGACAACACTAAAATCACAACCGAACTCGGCTGGCAACCCGCCATGACCTTTGAGCAAGGACTCCGAGAAACCTTGATCTGGTATTTGGAACACCAGGATTGGTGGCAACCGTTACTAAACCATCGCCCCTAA